A genomic window from Tolypothrix sp. PCC 7910 includes:
- a CDS encoding response regulator produces the protein MPSELPVNILLVDDHSENLLALEAILHSLGQNLVRATSGAQALRCLLNQDFAVILLDVQMPEMDGFETATLIRQRERSRHTPIIFLTAFSTNDSMVFKGYSLGAVDYLFKPIEPEILKSKVAAFVDLFQKTAKIERQANQLAALNADLRKSEEQFRSLSACSPVGIFLTDINGDCTYTNPRYQSILDISDEDCLGKGWLRSLRPEDRDRIFADWSAAAQQGREYYSEFSIVTATGILRWLTLRSSPMLTDEGAVIGYVGTVEDISDRKQAEEERAKLIREQAALKEAEATNRMKDEFLATLSHELRTPLNSILGWAKLLRNRKLDEKATARALETIERNARLQEQLIEDILDVSRIIRGKLVLNICPVNLVSVIETAVETVRLQAEAKNITFEFAIPATDKANIAPNKENNGHFSLAKHLASPFMVSGDPDRLQQVVWNLLSNAIKFTPENGRVDITLSTDNNYAQIQVSDTGIGIKPDFLRYVFDRFRQADGSTTRSHTGLGLGLAIARHLVELHHGNIYADSPGEGQGATFTVKLPLLEAKQPQNPEKAEIVESVSLPKLPLNNVQLLVVDDDTDTRLFLTAALQQSGAAVRSVSSVNEAMLAIQEYPPEILISDIGMPEEDGYTLIRKVRLLEAERGGQIPAIALTAYAREEDSTEAIAAGFHMYASKPIEPAKLINMIVKLLKVNLQSPLN, from the coding sequence ATGCCGTCCGAATTACCAGTAAATATTCTCCTGGTTGATGACCACTCGGAAAACTTGTTGGCCTTAGAAGCAATACTGCACAGTTTAGGTCAAAATCTGGTCAGGGCGACATCAGGGGCCCAAGCTTTGAGGTGTTTACTCAATCAAGATTTTGCGGTGATTTTGCTCGACGTACAAATGCCAGAGATGGATGGATTTGAAACGGCTACACTAATTCGTCAACGAGAGCGATCGCGTCATACACCCATCATCTTTTTAACGGCATTTAGTACCAACGATTCGATGGTATTTAAAGGCTATTCTCTAGGCGCAGTAGACTATTTATTTAAGCCCATCGAACCGGAAATCTTAAAATCGAAAGTCGCGGCGTTTGTCGATTTATTTCAGAAAACGGCAAAGATAGAAAGACAAGCTAACCAACTAGCCGCCTTAAACGCCGATCTCAGAAAAAGCGAAGAACAGTTTCGCTCGTTATCTGCTTGCTCACCCGTAGGCATTTTTCTTACAGATATTAACGGCGATTGTACTTATACTAATCCCCGCTACCAAAGTATTTTGGACATTTCTGATGAGGATTGTTTAGGCAAAGGTTGGTTGCGATCGCTTCGTCCTGAAGATAGAGATAGGATATTTGCTGATTGGTCTGCGGCGGCTCAACAGGGGAGAGAATATTATAGTGAATTTAGTATTGTTACAGCCACTGGGATTTTGCGCTGGTTAACTTTGCGTTCCTCGCCCATGCTTACCGATGAAGGTGCAGTCATCGGTTATGTAGGGACAGTAGAAGATATTAGCGATCGCAAACAAGCTGAGGAAGAACGCGCTAAATTAATTCGCGAACAAGCAGCCCTCAAGGAAGCGGAAGCTACAAACCGCATGAAAGATGAGTTCCTCGCTACTCTGTCTCACGAACTGCGGACACCTCTCAACTCGATTCTCGGTTGGGCTAAACTACTCCGCAATCGCAAACTCGATGAGAAAGCTACAGCCCGTGCTTTAGAAACCATTGAACGCAATGCACGTTTGCAAGAGCAACTCATTGAAGATATTTTAGATGTCTCCAGAATTATTCGCGGCAAGTTGGTATTAAATATTTGCCCTGTCAACCTCGTATCGGTAATTGAAACCGCTGTAGAGACAGTGCGGTTACAAGCTGAGGCGAAAAATATTACCTTTGAATTTGCGATCCCTGCCACAGATAAAGCAAACATTGCCCCAAATAAAGAAAATAACGGTCATTTCTCTCTAGCAAAGCATCTAGCCTCACCTTTTATGGTTTCTGGCGATCCAGATCGTTTACAACAAGTTGTCTGGAATCTACTTAGTAATGCTATCAAGTTCACTCCAGAAAACGGCCGTGTGGATATTACCCTTTCCACCGACAACAACTACGCTCAAATTCAAGTGAGTGACACCGGAATTGGCATCAAGCCAGACTTTCTCAGATATGTTTTTGATCGCTTCCGCCAAGCTGACGGTAGTACCACCAGAAGCCATACAGGACTAGGATTAGGATTAGCGATCGCCCGCCACTTGGTAGAATTGCACCACGGAAATATTTATGCAGATAGCCCTGGTGAAGGACAAGGCGCAACTTTTACTGTAAAGTTGCCGCTTTTAGAAGCAAAACAGCCACAAAATCCAGAAAAGGCGGAAATTGTAGAATCTGTATCTTTACCAAAATTACCGCTAAATAACGTGCAATTGCTAGTTGTAGACGACGATACTGATACACGCCTTTTTCTCACTGCTGCGCTACAGCAATCAGGAGCCGCAGTCAGATCTGTGAGTTCAGTTAACGAAGCAATGTTAGCAATTCAAGAATATCCACCAGAGATATTAATTAGCGATATTGGTATGCCTGAGGAAGATGGCTACACACTCATCCGTAAAGTCCGATTGCTGGAAGCAGAACGAGGCGGGCAAATTCCAGCCATTGCATTAACAGCTTATGCTAGAGAAGAAGATTCTACAGAAGCCATAGCAGCCGGATTTCATATGTATGCTTCTAAGCCAATTGAGCCAGCTAAATTAATTAATATGATAGTCAAGCTATTAAAAGTAAATCTACAATCTCCGCTTAACTAA
- a CDS encoding DUF5684 domain-containing protein: MFLPSYDWSLVYFLAQSDQGSGGGIGGLFGLIFGLVAYVFGSYCFYKIFEKLGEPNAWFAWVPILNTWITLKAGDQSPWWIIGFFIPIVNLVALVFLIIAFVNIVKKLGKNPWLILLMIIPIVNFVVLYNFAFG, encoded by the coding sequence ATGTTTTTACCATCTTATGATTGGAGCTTGGTTTATTTTTTAGCTCAGTCCGATCAAGGCTCCGGTGGTGGAATTGGAGGATTGTTTGGTTTAATTTTTGGTCTGGTTGCCTATGTTTTTGGTTCTTATTGCTTCTATAAAATCTTTGAGAAGTTAGGAGAACCAAATGCTTGGTTTGCCTGGGTTCCTATACTCAATACTTGGATTACTCTCAAAGCTGGCGATCAGTCTCCTTGGTGGATTATTGGATTCTTTATCCCTATTGTTAATCTTGTTGCTTTGGTGTTTTTAATTATTGCATTTGTCAATATTGTGAAAAAGCTAGGTAAGAATCCTTGGCTGATTTTGTTAATGATAATTCCCATAGTTAACTTTGTTGTATTGTACAACTTTGCTTTCGGGTAG
- a CDS encoding O-antigen ligase, translated as MLGVSLKQAVYHPNPALQLPWNLTQLGLIFFPLSPFLGAVLIVLASLITVARQWSKIIRRPLNWGFALLSLLLIITAGFAYDKTTAYVGLFNFIPYFIVVAGLSALFQKTAQLRQMAWILVIASVPITILGFGQLFLGWNLDLKFLWIVLEWTITPGGNPPGRMASILMHANTLAAYLVIIFTLGLALALEQWQLIKKNTQNFPIPSTQSLVPNPQSLTPLIFLTIAGILNFIALIFTNSRNGWAIAIFVCLAYALYKGWRLLVGGVAGVVTTVLLAAFAPSPIAQFFRSFVPAFFWARLNDDMYPDRPVALMRKTQWQFAWNLTQQHPWTGWGLRNFTKLYEAKAQIALGHPHNLFLMLSAETGIPTALLFFGLIGWVLIASIQVLQKPQFLEKEDRLIFFSYLVVLFGWVFFNTVDVTLYDFRLNTLFWLILSALCGLVYRYNQDTKIQAKQDDG; from the coding sequence ATGTTGGGAGTTAGCTTGAAGCAAGCTGTTTATCATCCCAATCCGGCTTTGCAATTACCTTGGAATTTAACTCAATTGGGACTGATTTTCTTCCCATTGAGTCCCTTCCTGGGGGCTGTCTTGATAGTTTTGGCATCCTTAATTACTGTGGCACGCCAATGGAGCAAAATTATCCGTCGCCCTCTTAATTGGGGATTTGCGCTGCTAAGTTTATTGCTCATTATTACTGCTGGGTTTGCCTATGACAAAACCACAGCTTACGTTGGTTTATTTAATTTCATTCCCTACTTTATTGTTGTTGCGGGATTAAGCGCCCTGTTTCAAAAAACTGCCCAATTGCGGCAAATGGCTTGGATTTTGGTAATTGCTTCTGTGCCAATCACAATTTTGGGCTTTGGGCAGTTATTTTTAGGCTGGAATTTAGATTTAAAGTTTTTGTGGATTGTTTTAGAGTGGACGATCACACCAGGAGGAAATCCTCCAGGGCGCATGGCTTCTATCTTAATGCACGCTAACACCTTAGCTGCTTATCTGGTAATAATTTTTACCCTTGGTCTAGCTTTAGCATTAGAACAGTGGCAATTAATCAAAAAGAATACTCAAAATTTCCCAATCCCCAGTACCCAATCCCTAGTACCCAATCCCCAATCCCTCACCCCCCTCATCTTTCTCACTATCGCAGGAATTCTCAACTTCATCGCCCTAATTTTTACTAACTCACGCAATGGATGGGCGATCGCAATTTTTGTTTGTTTAGCTTATGCACTATACAAAGGTTGGCGGCTTCTGGTTGGTGGTGTAGCTGGTGTTGTGACTACTGTTCTGTTAGCAGCTTTTGCGCCTTCACCAATTGCCCAGTTCTTTCGTAGCTTCGTTCCCGCTTTCTTTTGGGCGCGTTTAAATGATGATATGTATCCCGATAGGCCAGTCGCTTTAATGCGAAAAACCCAATGGCAATTTGCTTGGAATTTAACTCAACAACATCCTTGGACTGGCTGGGGGTTACGCAATTTTACGAAACTCTACGAAGCCAAAGCACAGATTGCTTTAGGCCATCCCCACAACTTATTTTTGATGCTATCAGCGGAAACTGGGATACCTACTGCTTTATTATTTTTTGGTTTAATTGGTTGGGTTTTGATTGCATCTATTCAAGTTTTGCAAAAACCACAATTTTTAGAGAAAGAAGACCGATTAATATTTTTTAGTTATCTCGTAGTTTTGTTTGGGTGGGTATTCTTTAATACGGTTGATGTTACTCTTTATGATTTTCGCTTGAATACGCTTTTTTGGTTAATATTATCCGCGCTTTGTGGATTGGTTTATCGCTACAACCAAGACACTAAAATTCAAGCTAAACAGGATGACGGATGA
- a CDS encoding YaaW family protein, translated as MDELRAALELATEDELQDLTAILFSRKFNPLDYVHTPEPIEVQSQDRKAWLDTLENRFRFLAADGMTVLRGRTSQVTYRQALIQVCKYLKIPYSSQLATVDLEAEVFLHLLGQVWKKLPEQEKQKLTVRVQRQLMKSELKQPLPLLLQKDPLGLIFKGGSALAVTSVIQPLLLKQIARQFATHFATYQVAKEAAIQGSTAATAQFQNYVALQMAKQGMTVNAARYGAVRSIFSFVGPVMWAWFFADLGWRAIATNYGRIIPTIFALAQIRLTRTECWELA; from the coding sequence TTGGATGAACTGAGGGCGGCTTTAGAGCTAGCAACTGAAGATGAATTGCAAGACTTAACGGCAATTCTGTTTAGTCGTAAGTTCAATCCTTTAGACTACGTTCACACACCTGAACCGATTGAAGTTCAAAGCCAAGATAGAAAAGCGTGGTTAGATACCTTAGAAAATCGTTTTCGCTTTTTGGCTGCAGATGGGATGACAGTATTACGGGGACGCACCAGCCAGGTAACTTACCGACAAGCGCTAATTCAAGTATGTAAGTATTTAAAAATTCCTTATTCTAGTCAGCTAGCAACTGTTGATTTAGAAGCAGAAGTATTTTTGCATCTATTAGGGCAAGTATGGAAAAAATTGCCTGAACAGGAAAAGCAAAAATTAACTGTCCGGGTACAGCGTCAGTTGATGAAATCGGAACTGAAACAACCCCTACCACTTTTATTACAAAAAGACCCCTTAGGATTAATTTTTAAAGGTGGTAGTGCTTTAGCCGTCACTTCCGTAATTCAACCATTGCTACTGAAACAGATTGCTCGTCAATTTGCTACACACTTTGCTACCTATCAAGTAGCTAAAGAAGCAGCAATACAAGGTTCGACAGCGGCGACAGCGCAGTTTCAAAACTATGTTGCTTTGCAAATGGCAAAGCAGGGTATGACTGTGAATGCGGCTCGTTATGGCGCAGTACGTAGTATCTTCTCTTTTGTTGGGCCAGTTATGTGGGCTTGGTTTTTTGCAGATTTAGGATGGAGAGCGATCGCTACTAATTACGGTAGAATCATTCCCACCATCTTTGCCTTAGCGCAAATTCGTCTCACCCGTACTGAATGTTGGGAGTTAGCTTGA
- a CDS encoding NAD(P)/FAD-dependent oxidoreductase — MTDVAVIGAGMAGLVCAQQLKKAGYSVIVVEKSRGLGGRLATRRLHGTSADHGACYLKPKGQLLQGFVDLLCNANVLQIWTDTVYEFKTDIGIIPPQSRSPRYVAPQGMSAIAKFLAPGLDIVLNQRVIAITPTENSWRLTLETSNEEITANALVVAIPAPQALALLAPLGGILLDTAFIDRLSSVEFQPCISAIAGYASTSQPLPEWKALTFVDDPDIAWIGLDSSKRPNPQQPHFVVQSSAAFAQQHLESADLNAVGQYMLQHVSQSLTIPWLATPEWMQVHRWRYAFVNRPWPETVLSANTPLPLICCGDWCGGNLVESAMLSGINAAVEINQHLRSLPNVNFFNFSPE, encoded by the coding sequence ATGACTGATGTTGCAGTAATTGGTGCAGGGATGGCAGGGTTAGTCTGCGCCCAGCAGTTAAAAAAAGCCGGATATTCGGTAATAGTTGTAGAAAAATCTCGTGGTTTAGGCGGACGACTCGCAACACGCCGCTTACACGGAACTTCAGCAGATCATGGCGCTTGTTACCTCAAACCCAAAGGTCAATTGCTGCAAGGTTTTGTCGATTTATTATGCAATGCTAATGTATTGCAAATTTGGACAGATACAGTTTATGAATTCAAAACTGATATTGGCATTATTCCACCCCAAAGCCGTAGCCCTCGTTATGTTGCTCCCCAGGGAATGAGTGCTATTGCCAAGTTTCTAGCTCCAGGTTTGGATATTGTCTTAAATCAGCGTGTAATTGCCATTACTCCCACTGAAAATAGCTGGCGACTGACTTTAGAAACGAGTAATGAAGAAATTACAGCTAATGCCTTAGTTGTGGCAATTCCGGCACCCCAAGCATTGGCGCTTTTAGCTCCTTTGGGCGGAATTTTATTAGATACGGCTTTTATCGATCGCCTAAGTTCAGTAGAATTTCAGCCATGTATTAGTGCGATCGCAGGTTATGCTTCTACATCCCAACCTCTACCTGAATGGAAAGCTTTAACCTTTGTTGACGATCCTGATATTGCATGGATTGGTTTAGATAGTAGCAAGCGTCCCAATCCTCAACAGCCACACTTTGTAGTGCAAAGTAGTGCGGCTTTTGCCCAACAGCATCTAGAATCCGCAGATTTAAATGCAGTGGGTCAGTATATGTTGCAACATGTATCCCAAAGCTTAACAATTCCTTGGTTAGCAACTCCTGAATGGATGCAAGTACATCGCTGGCGCTATGCCTTTGTTAATCGTCCCTGGCCGGAAACGGTTTTATCTGCTAACACTCCTCTACCTTTAATCTGTTGTGGTGATTGGTGTGGTGGCAATCTTGTAGAAAGTGCAATGCTGTCTGGAATAAATGCTGCTGTGGAAATTAATCAACACCTAAGGTCTTTACCTAATGTTAATTTTTTCAACTTTTCTCCCGAATAA
- a CDS encoding STAS/SEC14 domain-containing protein — protein sequence MSTVKVEIQLSLEQLLKAVEQLSQQDLETFVSQVIALQAQRRTKKPLESKGGLLTKINRTAPLDIKKYHGELVEKKDVATLTSYEYGELLGLTEQIEHLQAQYLDNLAELASPRGVSLAALIEALNIQTRIYEINQNIQDSTPAEN from the coding sequence ATGTCTACAGTGAAAGTTGAAATACAACTGTCATTAGAACAATTGCTCAAAGCTGTTGAGCAATTAAGCCAGCAAGATTTAGAAACCTTTGTCTCTCAAGTGATAGCGCTGCAAGCACAACGTCGCACTAAAAAGCCGCTAGAATCCAAAGGTGGATTGTTAACAAAAATTAATCGAACCGCTCCTTTAGATATTAAAAAATATCATGGAGAATTAGTAGAGAAAAAAGATGTAGCGACGCTGACAAGCTATGAGTATGGGGAATTATTAGGTTTAACTGAACAGATAGAACACCTACAAGCACAATACCTAGATAATTTAGCAGAATTAGCAAGTCCGCGGGGAGTTTCTCTTGCCGCATTGATAGAGGCTTTAAATATCCAGACGCGCATATATGAGATAAATCAAAATATTCAAGATTCAACTCCTGCGGAAAATTAA
- a CDS encoding DUF3140 domain-containing protein has translation MSKDVKSVVDEFDASVNMTAKKLQSWLNTEESQSVGQKKDDDESIGHKSGKRIIDLLQNKEDNYSDDDLSHMKKVVSYIHRHSAQQPEGDLEHTRWRYSLMNWGHDPLKAKT, from the coding sequence ATGAGTAAAGATGTAAAGTCCGTGGTGGATGAGTTTGATGCTTCAGTGAACATGACAGCAAAAAAACTCCAATCTTGGCTGAACACAGAAGAATCTCAATCTGTTGGACAAAAAAAGGATGACGATGAATCAATCGGACATAAATCCGGTAAGCGCATTATAGATTTGCTGCAAAACAAAGAAGATAATTACAGCGATGATGATTTGTCGCACATGAAAAAAGTCGTCAGTTATATCCATCGTCACTCAGCACAGCAGCCTGAAGGGGATTTGGAACATACGCGCTGGCGCTACTCATTAATGAATTGGGGACACGATCCCCTGAAAGCGAAAACTTAA
- a CDS encoding DUF2945 domain-containing protein: MAEEFKKGDKVKWNTAQGETTGEVEKEITSPTDIKGHHVAAAEDNPEYLVKSDKTGKKAAHKPDALEHIEE; the protein is encoded by the coding sequence ATGGCTGAAGAGTTCAAGAAAGGGGACAAGGTGAAGTGGAACACAGCGCAAGGTGAAACCACTGGTGAAGTAGAAAAAGAGATTACTTCGCCTACTGATATTAAAGGACATCATGTAGCCGCTGCTGAAGACAATCCAGAGTACTTAGTAAAAAGCGATAAAACAGGAAAAAAAGCCGCTCATAAGCCTGATGCACTGGAGCATATTGAGGAGTAA
- a CDS encoding bestrophin family protein, whose translation MTADKRKRVPMVLQLKGSVISAIANNVLLFGIFGTIISILHYYQLPVSQPILGSVIPSIVLGLLLVFRTNTAYERFWEGRKSWGSIVNTVRNLARQIWVSVDEISPEDRKDKITALYLLVAFAVAMKLHLRSESVNHELQELMPASMHHELKIMNNPPIEVAFWIGDYLQRQYNCNCLNSYQLTSMQELLNDLVDNLGICERILRTPMPMAYAIHLKQLLFLYCMLLPFQMVESLGWWTGLIAALVSFTLFGIEAIGLEIENPFGYDANDLPLDTICQTMKRNIDDLISLTPNVRSPQSKIATTEDLSLDN comes from the coding sequence ATGACAGCTGACAAAAGAAAACGGGTTCCAATGGTTTTACAGCTTAAAGGCTCGGTTATATCAGCTATTGCTAACAATGTTTTATTGTTTGGAATTTTTGGAACTATTATTTCCATACTTCACTATTATCAGTTGCCAGTTTCTCAACCAATATTGGGTAGTGTGATTCCCAGTATTGTTTTAGGTTTGTTACTAGTTTTCCGTACCAATACAGCGTATGAGCGTTTTTGGGAAGGTAGAAAAAGCTGGGGTTCGATAGTCAATACTGTGAGAAATTTAGCACGGCAAATTTGGGTGAGTGTGGATGAAATTTCCCCTGAAGATAGAAAAGATAAAATTACGGCTTTATATTTATTAGTCGCTTTTGCTGTGGCGATGAAATTGCATTTACGCAGCGAATCTGTAAATCATGAGCTACAAGAGTTAATGCCAGCCTCTATGCATCATGAATTAAAAATTATGAATAATCCGCCAATAGAAGTAGCTTTTTGGATTGGCGATTATTTACAGCGGCAATATAACTGCAATTGCCTCAATAGCTACCAATTAACCTCTATGCAAGAATTATTGAATGATTTGGTAGATAATTTAGGAATTTGCGAACGGATTTTAAGAACGCCTATGCCAATGGCCTATGCGATTCATTTGAAGCAATTATTATTTCTTTATTGTATGCTGCTACCATTTCAAATGGTAGAAAGCCTGGGTTGGTGGACTGGTTTAATTGCGGCTTTAGTAAGTTTTACGTTATTTGGGATTGAAGCCATTGGGTTAGAAATTGAAAACCCCTTTGGTTATGATGCCAATGACTTACCACTTGATACAATTTGCCAGACAATGAAACGCAATATTGATGATTTGATTAGCTTAACGCCAAATGTGCGATCGCCTCAAAGCAAAATTGCCACTACAGAAGATTTGAGCCTCGACAATTGA
- a CDS encoding M28 family peptidase has protein sequence MNLKQRLQAYLTEIARERDPYMATAGHFFVQEYIRQQFSQWGSVEIHTFDVGGKISQNLILNLPATAKRQKQNLPPILIAAHYDGVAGTVAADDNATGVAVLLELARKFANEPVRYPLRLVAFDMEEYGLLGSAEYANLLRQQQQPLRLMLSLEMLGYKDSTPGSQSYPPPLERFYPNTGDFIALIGNLRTIPDLITMSRNIRQAGISSQWLPVPNRGLIVPQTRLSDHAPFWDAGYPAIMVTDTAFLRNPHYHKPSDTIATLDLDFLTGVCEGLEIAIRRL, from the coding sequence TTGAATTTAAAACAACGTTTACAAGCTTACCTAACGGAAATAGCGAGAGAACGCGATCCCTACATGGCAACTGCTGGACATTTTTTTGTCCAAGAATATATTCGTCAGCAATTTAGCCAATGGGGAAGTGTGGAAATCCACACCTTTGATGTTGGGGGAAAAATCTCTCAAAATCTCATCTTAAATTTGCCTGCGACAGCTAAAAGGCAAAAGCAAAATTTACCACCAATTTTAATTGCAGCTCACTATGATGGTGTAGCAGGAACGGTAGCTGCTGATGATAATGCTACAGGTGTAGCAGTTTTATTGGAATTGGCGAGGAAGTTTGCCAATGAACCAGTGAGATATCCCTTACGACTGGTGGCTTTTGATATGGAGGAATATGGCTTACTGGGTAGTGCTGAGTATGCAAACTTATTACGCCAACAACAGCAACCGCTACGCTTGATGTTGTCTTTAGAAATGCTGGGTTATAAAGATTCTACTCCTGGCAGCCAAAGCTATCCCCCTCCCTTAGAACGCTTTTACCCCAATACTGGGGATTTTATTGCTTTAATTGGAAATCTGCGAACAATTCCTGACTTAATTACCATGAGTCGCAACATTCGCCAAGCTGGTATATCTAGTCAGTGGTTACCAGTACCAAATCGCGGTTTAATTGTGCCGCAAACTAGACTTAGTGATCATGCACCTTTTTGGGATGCAGGCTATCCAGCAATTATGGTGACAGATACGGCATTTTTACGGAACCCGCATTATCACAAACCCAGTGATACGATCGCGACTTTAGATTTAGATTTTCTTACAGGTGTGTGTGAAGGGCTGGAAATTGCAATTCGGCGGTTGTGA